Proteins encoded in a region of the Zea mays cultivar B73 chromosome 4, Zm-B73-REFERENCE-NAM-5.0, whole genome shotgun sequence genome:
- the LOC103653413 gene encoding ABC transporter A family member 7 yields the protein MDAPAPTRGPASFLTQANALLRKNLCFQKRNLKTNIGITLFPVLLCVILVVLQGVIDRELDKPKYRCGCVCVDPGPAAVGDACRRTECGVQHSTLDQVGSCPIPNPTPWPALVQVPRPESRAVRTAGQPFDGLPDPTCRDTGSCPAAVLVTGSNRSLAQSLSVGLFPASTSSLNLTDYLDALSKIVAGSDTWPWTTELIESAFIPGNNLYLVQPRCLSNLTQTVSSNAGAIPLQLNIDCVQGLPLWRESASVVNDELFKGYRQNGGGSGGGKTNEFVAGYDFLNTNTNGLEMNIWYNSTYNNNTAYVPISLLRVPRLVNAASNEYIKFLKGSGVEMFLQYVKEMPKVGTKLKFDLSSLLGALFFTWIVELLFPVILTYLVYEKQQKLKIMMKMHGLKDGPYWLISYAYFFALSATYMILFVIFGSLIGLDFFRKNAYSIQFVFYFIYINLQISLAFLVSSFFSSVKIATVVGYIYVFGSGLLGEFLLRFFVEDTGFPKGWVVVMEIIPGFSLYRGLYEFGQYASAGNSMGTTGMKWSNLDDSLNGMRVVLIIMVVEWAIVLPLAFYVDQVSPLGGGFRKNPFFFLGCFKKSPLSLRRYSFGRQGSKVVVEMDNPDAVQEREVVEQLLLEPIANQAILSDNLKKVYHGKDGNPDKLAVRGLSLAIPKGQCFGMLGPNGAGKTSFISMMIGLIPPTSGTAYVHGMDIKTNMDAIYTTMGVCPQHDLLWETLTGREHVMFYGRLKNLKGTELLKAVDDSLKSVNLFHGGVGDKQVGKYSGGMKRRLSVAISLIGDPKVVFMDEPSTGLDPASRNNLWCVVKEAKKNRAIILTTHSMEEAEVLCDRLGIFVDGGFQCLGNPKELKARYGGTYVLTMTTPSENEQEVEQLVHRLSPNASRIYHISGTQKFELPKQEVKVADVFHAVESAKRRFSIYAWGLVDTTLEDVFIKVAKGAQAFSVVA from the exons ATGGACGCGCCGGCCCCCACGAGGGGCCCCGCGAGCTTCCTCACTCAGGCCAACGCCCTCCTCCGCAAGAACCTCTGCTTCCAG AAGCGGAACCTGAAGACCAACATCGGCATCACGCTCTTCCCGGTGCTCCTCTGCGTCATTCTCGTCGTGCTCCAGGGCGTCATCGACCGCGAGCTCGACAAGCCCAAGTACCGCTGCGGCTGCGTATGCGTCGACCCGGGCCCGGCCGCGGTCGGGGACGCGTGCCGCCGGACGGAGTGCGGCGTCCAGCACTCCACCCTCGACCAGGTCGGGAGCTGCCCGATCCCCAACCCGACCCCGTGGCCGGCGCTGGTGCAGGTGCCGCGGCCCGAGTCACGCGCCGTCAGGACCGCCGGCCAGCCGTTCGACGGCTTGCCTGACCCGACCTGCCGGGACACCGGCTCCTGCCCCGCTGCCGTCCTCGTCACCGGCAGCAACCGCTCGCTAGCTCAAA GTCTTTCGGTTGGACTATTTCCTGCTTCGACTTCCTCCTTGAATTTGACGGATTATCTGGATGCACTATCCAAGATCGTTGCT GGATCGGACACGTGGCCGTGGACAACAGAGTTAATAGAGTCAGCGTTTATCCCAGGGAATAACTTGTATCTGGTGCAACCTCGGTGTTTGTCCAACCTAACGCAGACAGTTTCATCCAATGCCGGGGCCATACCTCTTCAGCTCA ACATAGACTGCGTTCAGGGATTGCCACTATGGCGTGAAAGTGCATCAGTTGTAAATGATGAACTCTTTAAGGGTTACAGACAAAATGGTGGAGGTAGTGGAGGTGGAAAGACAAATGAATTTGTTGCAG gttatgattttctaaatacAAATACGAATGGTCTTGAAATGAATATTTGGTACAACTCTACCTATAACAACAACACTGCATACGTACCTATTTCATTACTACGAGTTCCACGCTTGGTTAATGCG GCATCAAATGAGTACATTAAATTTCTCAAAGGAAGTGGAGTGGAAATGTTTCTGCAATATGTTAAAGAGATGCCCAAAGTAGGAACAAAGTTGAAATTTGACCTCTCTTCTCTTCTTGGTGCACTGTTCTTCACATGGATCGTTGAACTACTGTTTCCA GTCATATTAACATATCTCGTGTAtgagaagcaacagaagctgaaaATTATGATGAAGATGCATGGTCTGAAGGATGGTCCTTATTGGCTTATCTCATATGCTTACTTTTTTGCTCTCTCCGCTACCTACATGATATTGTTTGTGATTTTTGGCTCACTGATTG GTCTAGATTTCTTTAGGAAAAATGCCTATAGCATTCAATTTGTCTTCTACTTCATCTACATAAACTTGCAGATTTCACTTGCATTTTTGGtatcttccttcttttcttctgtcaAAATAGCCACAG TTGTTGGTTACATCTATGTATTTGGCTCTGGCTTGTTAGGGGAATTTCTCCTTCGCTTTTTTGTTGAGGATACTGGTTTTCCAA AGGGTTGGGTGGTCGTAATGGAGATCATTCCTGGATTTTCATTGTACCGAGGATTATACGAGTTTGGTCAATACGCATCTGCTGGAAACTCAATGGGGACCACTGGTATGAAATGGAGTAATCTAGATGACTCTCTTAATGGAATGCGTGTTGTCTTGATTATTATGGTTGTGGAATGGGCAATAGTTCTCCCCTTGGCATTTTATGTGGATCAAGTCTCGCCACTGGGGGGTGGATTCAGGAAAAATCCCTTTTTCTTCTTGGGCTGCTTTAAGAAGAGTCCTCTATCATTGCGGAGATATAGCTTTGGGAGACAAGGATCTAAAGTAGTCGTTGAAATGGACAATCCTGATGCTGTTCAAGAA AGGGAGGTGGTTGAACAACTTCTGCTGGAACCCATTGCAAACCAAGCGATCCTCTCTGATAACCTCAAAAAGGTTTACCATGGTAAAGATGGAAACCCTGACAAACTTGCTGTCCGAGGGTTGTCTCTTGCCATACCAAAAGGCCAGTGTTTTGGAATGCTTGGTCCGAATGGAGCTGGGAAAACATCCTTCATCAGTATG ATGATTGGGCTTATTCCACCAACATCTGGCACTGCCTATGTACATGGAATGGATATAAAGACCAATATGGATGCAATCTATACTACCATGGGTGTATGCCCACAGCATGA CTTACTTTGGGAAACATTAACAGGAAGAGAGCATGTAATGTTTTATGGGAGACTGAAGAATCTTAAGGGCACTGAATTACTGAAG GCTGTTGATGACTCTCTGAAGAGTGTTAATCTGTTTCATGGTGGCGTTGGTGATAAGCAAGTGGGAAAGTACAGTGGGGGCATGAAACGAAGGCTTAGTGTTGCCATTTCATTAATCGGGGATCCCAAA GTAGTTTTCATGGACGAGCCAAGCACCGGACTAGATCCAGCATCAAGAAACAATCTGTGGTGTGTCGTGAAGGAGGCAAAGAAAAACCGTGCCATCATTCTTACAA CGCACTCGATGGAGGAGGCGGAAGTACTATGTGATAGACTTGGTATTTTCGTCGATGGTGGTTTCCAATGCCTTGGTAACCCAAAAGAG CTGAAAGCTAGATATGGCGGCACCTACGTACTAACAATGACAACACCTTCGGAGAATGAGCAGGAGGTCGAACAGCTTGTTCACCGCCTATCACCGAATGCGAGCAGGATATACCATATTTCAGGAACCCAGAAATTCGAGCTGCCAAAGCAGGAGGTGAAGGTTGCAGACGTATTCCATGCCGTCGAGAGTGCGAAACGCCGGTTCAGCATCTATGCTTGGGGCCTGGTCGACACCACCTTGGAGGATGTCTTTATTAAGGTCGCCAAGGGAGCACAAGCATTCAGTGTTGTTGCGTAA